The Chitinophaga caeni genome segment AATTTGTGTTCTACATATTTGGGCTTAAAACCTCTGTATAAATGCTCATAGTCTTTTGGCATATTCACAACATAAAGAATGATTTCATATTCAAGGATACTATCTCCGTAATCTTGCTTACCTATATAGGTATTTATTCTATTAGTTAATTCGCTAACTACTTTCTCTGTATTCGTACGAATAGTTTCAGAAAGAGTAATCTCGAATAACCTTAAACTAATAACAAACTTCATTCTATCTAAAAATTTTATTGCCCGGAGGTAAATGTCCGTGTTGGAAAAAATAGTTATAAATAGCCGTCTTTTCAGCAACTTTGATTTGTACTTGATTACCAAAAAATAACTTATTCTCCTTTACACCCCCTACCCTATTCTTTCTAATTCACCCAGTGAATATCTATCACTTTTTGAAGAAGTTTCACCATATTTCCATACTGCACCAGTATTCAAATGAGTAGTTGAATTTGCCCTGTTACCCCACGTTAAAACCGGATATTGTCCCTAAGCATTTGCAGTAAGAGAATACCCATAGCCCTGCGGACCAACATTTCGTCCGCATTAGTTATACCCTTAGCGGCATTACTCTTTCAGTTCGTCAACTATTTCTTGCAATCGTTCTTTTGTTATCTCTCCATTTATTTCGGGACTGGATAATTCAAATATAGTTTCCTGCATTTTTTCATCTGCAAACTCCATATCATCTCTACATTCAATTACATTTGCCCAATTTGTTAGAGTTTCAAAATTGATTTCATCATTTATACTTCTTTTCAAAAGATTGGATAAATCCTCTGTACTTATTTTAAACAAGGGCTTTTCAATATCCCAAGGATATTGAGATAGCTCTTTCTCTAAAACTTCAATATTTCCTTGAAGCAAAACCAAATCTTTTAATATCTCTATTCTGTTTCTCATATTACATTTTGGATTTAATGTGAATGATACTTCCATCAGGAGCGAATGTCGTCTTCAACATTTTGAAAGTTTCCCCTTGTGGATTCACCCATTTCTGATACAAGGCACGTGAACCTGGGACTTTTCCTGGTGATGTGGCCTTAAATAAATAATTCCCATCTTCTAACAACTCAAAAGATGCATTTGCTTTAGAGTTTGCAGGAATTTTACTTACAAATTGGCTGTTATTGCTCTTAACTGCTCCTTCTAATATGTTTTCTCCCGTCTTAGCGGCTTTTTGTGTTACTCTTGTTCTATACCTATATCCTTAGCCCAAAATTCCATTTTTTGACCTTCGTAAAATTCTAAATAAAAATAGCCTCTACCATTTTCCGAAACCTCAATTAGCTCTCCGTTAAGTTCAACTCTTCCTCTGTATAAGTTATCGAGAGTTAGTCCCTCTATTTCTTTTACATTAAAAAAATCCACCGTAGTTATTTTGACCTCTGTGAATTTTAAAGACAAAAAAAGACCGTCAATCAGACTTTTGAAAACGATTAATAATATACTATCAGAGTACGATATCTTTTCACAACTGTAATCATTGTGAAAGTCGTAATAATGATTATTGTAATCATACTGCGCTAAGTTTTTTATAAACTCTATTGATGTCGCTAGTTTCATATTAGTTACCAAATTTTTCCAAGTATTTTCTAATCGTTCTTACATCTTGTTGCGTCATTGGAGACCGCCAACACGTTACCGAGATGGTTCGTTAACTCGAATTGCTTAGTACCCAACGTATTCCAGCTCGTACTTACCGTGCCACCGCTGCCGAGTTTCACACCTGGCCGGAACAGGCCCAGGCGCGAGCTCCCGTGACCAATGGGCGACCCATCGCCCCCATCCCGGAGGACGCGTCCAGGTAATGGATGTTCGCAGATAGTGTCATAAACCTAAATCTTAAGATCAATAACCAAATGTGTTGCCCTACTTTTAACCTACACAGAGTAATTATTAATGATCAGAAGAGCCTGATCACTCAACACCTTCTCAAGAAAATGAATGAACAAATCTCTTTCTTGATTCAAAACATCATCATTGGTCGGCAAAATAGACATCATATGATCATAAAGCAAGCTTGCCCTCTTTTGATCGAGGAGATGTGGCATGATTATATTCTCGTCGGGCTCGCCTAAAATCGGCAAAGAATTAATATCGTCCGGCACACCGTCATATTGATAATGATTAAATATCAATTCTGAATATTTTGCCAGATATTTCTCATAAAAATCCTTTGAAAATGAAATTTCTCCGGATACAAACCATTGCTCTCTATAAACAACTAAACACTTATAGTGCAAATATGCTCTTTTAAAAACCGAGTTGTCACCAGAAATGTCACCTATGGATAGCTTAGATAAAAAATTTTCTAAATCAATCCTCAAGCTCCTTCTTGAAGAAGATATATACTCCTCATATAAAAGAGATTGACGATACCTATTATAATACACTAAAAAACTATCCCTACCCTTTGTATCCGAGTCAAGCGACTTTATCATTTCATAGGTTATATCTCTTAAAGAACTAATCGACAAGTCCTCAATTGAATCAACATTACCATAACATTTTTTATCTAGTAAAGTAAATGAAAGGCGCAGATCTTGCTCCTTAATATTTCTCATATTTGTATTTTTACATGAAAAACTTAAAATAGCTATTAAAAATAGAACCCCATATAAGAAGCCCACACTTAAGCTATCTATCCTGAACAATTTACCACTTCTCATTATTATATTTCTTTATTAACCACCACCCTTCCTATCTTCAAGCAACGTCTCTTTACTTGTATCTTGCTTTATTTCTGTTATAATATCTGTTGTTGCTTCATGAACCTCCTTAAACAACCCGCTTTTTAACAACAAGCTCCCTCCCAAACTTTTAAGTTCACTATACTTGACACTGAATATTGTAGAATTACCATTGACCGCCTTAAGATATGCAGCCTTATCAACCTCAAGAACACTATACTGAATATTGCCTGATGTGGATTTATTTGCTTTAGCATTCGCTATTGCCTGATCGTACCCCTCAATATGATTATTCGCAATGTACCAACATCACTATTCTCACTAATAGTCTTAACACGAGCTACGCTTTGTATATCGTCTTAAAAATAACCATTACTTTAAAGAACCACCCCTTCCGCTAAAACCTTATATCCTTCTCTTATTGTAAATTTATTGCCTACTACAAGCTCCGCTCGAAAAAATTCAGGCTCAATAAAACTAACAGCAATTTCAAACTTATCAGGCTCCGGCATTTGATGAAAATCCAAAATCTTACCAGACATACATTTATCACCAAAGCAAAACAAAAAAGCCCTTCTTCCTATAATAACACCTTTACTTTCCCATTTAATATTTCCTCTCATTGCATTTCTATTTTACATTTATGATAGCCTTATTGAGTTGTTGCAATCTTTCGGGACTAACAAAATAAAACTGCCTACCAACATCAGTCCCATTCTCAAAAATAAAGCTCCCGTCTACTTTTACTTTAAGCACAGTATTACCCTCTTTTCCCACCCAATTTAAATACCAATTGGCATCATCCATATTTGTCCAAAATAATTTACCCTCGTAAGCTGAAATCTTAGAAACTAGCGGTGGTTGCCTAAAACCATTCGCCACAACATCCGCAGCTTCTTCGTTCGTAACAACACGGTAAATCGTATTAGTATTCCGAACTCCTCTCGCCCATCCATTATACATATTCATTCCTCCACTAGCAAATTCCCTCCTGCCCTCCATGCTAAAGTTTGCAGACAATCTAAATATTCTATCCCACTTTGACTCACCTTCATGCTCACCCGGTTCTCCTCGCCATGCTCTATACGCCTCCACCCGCGAATCAAAACTTCCCCTATTATTCTGCCAAAACTGATTAAATCCTCCAGGAGTAAAATTATTTGCCGGAATTGAGTTAGGTGCCTGTTTAACAACTCCATTTACAGCAAACATCCGCTCATCTCCCAGATGAATACGATCACCGTTCTTTGCCGTATACTCATAACCCGGCGCCCTATAAATCGCTCCTTTTCCATAAATGCGCTCAGCAGACTTTTGATCTACGACCCGATCATCCCATTTCATTTCACCTCCTGTTTGCACCCATTCATCCAGGGCTCCAGTCGGGTCAATGTTGTTAATAGGATTGTTACGCATGGAGTTATAAGGCGTCCATGCAACACGCTCACTACTCATAGGGTCAACTGACAAGAACTTGGCTACCCGTGGATCGTACACACGCATACCAAAGTCAATCTGGTTCCCCTCACCCTTCACCTCGTTATCATTCTCTTTCCCGTTAAACCCATACCGATACCCACCACTATTAAACACCCTTCCCGGCATCTGCATTCCGAAAGGATAATAATCCGTCGCGCTCAACAGCTCAGCATCATTATAATCAACCGTAGATCCACTACCGCGGGCGAGCTTCTTATTCGAAATTACTGCCCAAAGATGAACGTTCACATCTGTTTGCGCTCATGGATGCTTTCTTTGCTAAGCATAAATTGCAAAGCCTCTTAAATTAAAGTAGGGGGCAAAGTTAATTAAGCTTTGCCGCCCTCTCACACCAACGTATGTACTTGCGTGGACGGCGGTTTCTTTAAAGTAGTTTACGATGTAAGGATTTGTAGTTCTCGCTCAGGCTGTAATAGCCTTGTTGCGCGAACCACAACTTATCCATACCCATGTTCAGAGCGGGGCTGTTGCTTAGCCTCCACCACCCTTTACCGCTTAGTGCAACTCGCCAGCTAAGGGTTTCTTCAACCCCAAGTTTCCGAAGCCAGCGGACAATGCCTATCCTACGCTTGCACTGCTTCAGTCTGAAGCATTTAAGCTTGCGCCTTAGCCAACCATCCACCGATTCCATCTTGCTCTTCATGCGGGCGTAGCGAAAATAGTTCAGCCAGCCCTGTAATTTTGTTCGCAGTTGACCAATGATCCGATCCAGACTCACGCCTTTATTACGCCTTGTTAGCTTGCGCAATCTGTCCTTTAGCCTTCTTTCGCTCGCTCTACTAAGGCCCGGGGTTCCGTCATTGAAGATACTGTGACCCAGGAAGTTTAATTTAGCCCCCCGGCAGATCCGGCTCTTACTCCCGTTCACCTTGAGCTTGAGCATATCCATGATATACCCAGTGATACTCTCTTTCACCTCTTTGGCTCTTCGTTCACTGCTAACAAAAATTTTCACATCGTCAGCATACCTTACGTAGCTATGCCCTCTTCTTTCCAGCTCTTTATCCAGTTCGTCTAATACGATGTTGGACAATATCGGACTTAGCGGGCTGCCTTGCGGTGTGCCTTTGATGCGTTGCCCGGTCAAACCACCATGCATCATTCCTGCTTTCAGATACCGGTGTATTAGTTGAAGTACCCTGTTGTCACCGATCCGCGTTTTCAACAACCACATCAACCGGTGATGATTCACTTCATCAAAGAACTTCTCCAGGTCGAGGTCTATTACATACCCCTTCCCCGATGCAATGAAGATTCCCGCCGCCTTCAGTGCCTGATGCGCACTCTTGTTGGCACGGAACCCATAACTGTTCGCAGAAAATATTCTTTCATACCTTGCACTTAATACCTGGTGCACCGCTTGCTGCACCAGGCGGTCTTTCACCGTGGGTATGCCCAACAACCGCTTGCCCCCATGGGGTTTGGGTATCTCAACTCCTCGCACAGCCCGGGGTTCGTACGTGCCTGGCAATAGCTGATCTTGCAACTCGGTGAGATGCGTTCCCAGCCAGCATCGCAACGCTTCTACTTCCATCCCATCTACACCCGCACTTCCTCCATTGCTCCGCACCCTTTGGTACGCCTTACTTAAATTTAATGGGTCCACAATCTGATCCATTAATCGATTCGTCAGGTTTCTTTCTTCTTTACACGCAGAAAGCCACCCAGGATTTACCTTCCCGCTTTGCCCATACCTTACGGGTATAGCCGCTGCGTTAAGGTGACTGCCCTGCTCGCGTTCTTCCATCGGATTCATCCGGAGCCGCTGTACTTGGTTATCCTTTTTGTTACTCGACATTGACTTTTACTACCTCAAAAAAAAATCCCCTGCTTTAAAGATTCTGCCCTTCGCTCCCTTTCCATTACAGAAAGTTCTTCGCTAATATGGCCTCTGCTGACTTCTGATTTCACTTCTTTGCTTTGACATTCGCTCATATCGCCACCTCTGAAAAAAAAACCAGATCTCCCATGGTAAGCTCATTATTCCTACCTTGTAAGCTGCAGGATTTACTACCTCATGTTTACGTCTAACTATGGGGCTTCACTGTCTAATGCCAGTTTACCCAATGAGTAAGCCTTGTATCCTGTTCCTGTTCGTCAGCTCACAATTTTGCCCGCCGCTTCCTTCAGATTTTACTTCGCAGTAAACACCCTTGCTTTGGGCTAACGGTTCCCGTTAGATGGCCCGTTTAGGACTTTAACCTTAAAGAACAATGGCATGCATGGCGCACAATGAAAAAGCCCGGACTTGCCGGGCTATTCATTATTCTTTCATTCCTGTGATGAATAAATACAATCGCTTTAGAAAAGGAATTTGGTATATTACCAAAGGTAAAACGATTAAAATGATTGCCGCTATAATATGAGGCAACAGTGTGCTATAAGCGATAAAACGGAACGACTTAAAAAAAACTACTACCAGTACAATAATTCCCATCCCGTTTAAGAGCATCCTTGACCTAATCCCTAATGATGGTAAGAATAAAAATATCAGATTGAGCAACAACACTACACCCGCAAACGAATAGAGGTATGTTTCCCAAAAGATTCCACGCTGTAAACTTCTTTCCCATTCGTGAAAGAACGATACCACAAGCACCGACAGCCGGAACAACAGATAAAAAACTGCAACTGTTATAGCTGTATTAAGTAACAGATTCACCAATATTTTTTTACTCAGGGATTGTTGCATATTTTTTAAATAAGTTGGGAACGGTATTGCCTGCTTTTCTTTGCTCATGGCCGAGAAGCAAAAAGTATGTATCGAGCCTGTCATCTACTCCCTCAGATTGTAAAAAGTCGCCCTGGCCTCTGGAAGTTTTAAATGTTTGCCCATGCTCCTGTGCCATGAACCCGAAAACAAAATTTCCTAACAAATCACTGCGGATTAATTGCTGCTTGCCATCTGTTCCGGTATATACAGTTAATTGGTAACCATCAAGCAAATTACCTTTCGCTTTAATGTCGCCTTGTTCACCGTGATTGAAGTTGTTGTAAATAGATGTGTTTATCGGGCAACACAAAAACTCTTATGCAATTTTTAACTGGTAATACAAATTAAAAAATCAAAATTAATTTGCAACATTTTTTTTATCCACATCATCGAACTTGGCTAATTCGCTGAAGGAGCAATGGTTTCTTTAAATATACAAGCTTCGTTTCCAACTCATTAAGACGACCATCTTACTTAATAATGTACAGTGTCAGCTTTTGTACTACTTTATCGCCTAGCTAACGCTCGCTATCAACGGTGCGAAGTTCCACTGTAGTCTTGGCGGCGCTACCCGGGATTTTGAATAGATCATCCTTCGCTTATGTCCTTG includes the following:
- a CDS encoding RHS repeat domain-containing protein, coding for MNVHLWAVISNKKLARGSGSTVDYNDAELLSATDYYPFGMQMPGRVFNSGGYRYGFNGKENDNEVKGEGNQIDFGMRVYDPRVAKFLSVDPMSSERVAWTPYNSMRNNPINNIDPTGALDEWVQTGGEMKWDDRVVDQKSAERIYGKGAIYRAPGYEYTAKNGDRIHLGDERMFAVNGVVKQAPNSIPANNFTPGGFNQFWQNNRGSFDSRVEAYRAWRGEPGEHEGESKWDRIFRLSANFSMEGRREFASGGMNMYNGWARGVRNTNTIYRVVTNEEAADVVANGFRQPPLVSKISAYEGKLFWTNMDDANWYLNWVGKEGNTVLKVKVDGSFIFENGTDVGRQFYFVSPERLQQLNKAIINVK
- the ltrA gene encoding group II intron reverse transcriptase/maturase is translated as MDQIVDPLNLSKAYQRVRSNGGSAGVDGMEVEALRCWLGTHLTELQDQLLPGTYEPRAVRGVEIPKPHGGKRLLGIPTVKDRLVQQAVHQVLSARYERIFSANSYGFRANKSAHQALKAAGIFIASGKGYVIDLDLEKFFDEVNHHRLMWLLKTRIGDNRVLQLIHRYLKAGMMHGGLTGQRIKGTPQGSPLSPILSNIVLDELDKELERRGHSYVRYADDVKIFVSSERRAKEVKESITGYIMDMLKLKVNGSKSRICRGAKLNFLGHSIFNDGTPGLSRASERRLKDRLRKLTRRNKGVSLDRIIGQLRTKLQGWLNYFRYARMKSKMESVDGWLRRKLKCFRLKQCKRRIGIVRWLRKLGVEETLSWRVALSGKGWWRLSNSPALNMGMDKLWFAQQGYYSLSENYKSLHRKLL